A genomic segment from Dermacentor silvarum isolate Dsil-2018 chromosome 11, BIME_Dsil_1.4, whole genome shotgun sequence encodes:
- the LOC119432965 gene encoding alpha-crystallin B chain yields MSLFPLLSERSDLARLLGGGSYLDGELFDPPFYHQRYYLQPPQNQQNHNRQVCPMRGGSASTVCTNPDKFAVQLDARNFAPEELTVKTIDNCLVIHGKHEEKSDDRGCYVSREFTRRYVLPEDVDPQTIKSHLTPSGVLAIEAPRKKKDKQTNLIPIEVHHEGKASGDCKKSA; encoded by the coding sequence ATGTCTTTGTTCCCTCTTCTGAGCGAAAGGTCGGACCTAGCCCGTCTTCTGGGAGGCGGCAGCTACCTCGACGGCGAGCTCTTCGATCCTCCATTTTACCACCAGCGGTACTACCTCCAGCCACCGCAGAATCAGCAGAACCATAACCGCCAGGTCTGCCCGATGAGGGGAGGTTCTGCGTCAACCGTCTGCACTAACCCAGATAAGTTCGCCGTTCAGCTTGACGCGCGAAACTTTGCGCCCGAAGAGCTCACTGTGAAGACTATCGACAACTGTCTCGTGATTCACGGCAAGCACGAAGAAAAGTCCGACGACCGTGGCTGCTACGTTTCGCGGGAGTTTACACgccggtacgtgctgcccgaagACGTCGACCCTCAGACCATCAAGTCGCACCTGACTCCCAGCGGTGTCCTGGCCATTGAGGCACCTCGCAAGAAGAAAGACAAGCAGACCAACCTCATCCCTATCGAAGTTCACCACGAAGGCAAAGCCAGTGGCGACTGCAAGAAGTCGGCTTGA